The Populus trichocarpa isolate Nisqually-1 chromosome 11, P.trichocarpa_v4.1, whole genome shotgun sequence genome has a segment encoding these proteins:
- the LOC18102975 gene encoding internal alternative NAD(P)H-ubiquinone oxidoreductase A1, mitochondrial: protein MAFARVARSGLRRTGGTFGSYSSEGDVLLCEGVSIHRGPLPSLKNAKAASDFSYISSFRKINHVNMQSRGIRVTPRYQSATAERIVEESESEYDEPRYPGLEATKPGEKPRVVVLGTGWAACRFMKGLDTKIYDIVCVSPRNHMVFTPLLASTCVGTLEFRSVVEPVNRIQSALATSPDSYFYMASCFGVDTDKHEVYCETISNGGLPHEPYQFKVAYDKLVIAAGSEPLTFGIKGVKEHAFFLREVNHAQEIRKKLLLNLMLSENPGIPEEEKKRLLHCVVIGGGPTGVEFSGELSDFIMRDVRDRYTHVKDYVKVTLIEANEILSSFDVSLRQYATNHLTKSGVGFMRGVVKEVHPKNIVLNDGTNVPYGLLVWSTGVGPSQFVKSLDLPKSPGGRIGIDEWLRVPSVEDVFALGDCAGFLENSGRPVLPALAQVAERQGKYLLELFNKIGKHGGKALSAKDIPLGDPFVYQHLGSMASVGRYKALVDLRQSKDAKGLSHAGFVSWLIWRSAYLTRVVSWRNRFYVAVNWATTLVFGRDNSRIG from the exons ATGGCATTTGCAAGGGTTGCTAGAAGTGGCTTGAGAAGAACAGGAGGTACCTTTGGCAGTTACTCAAGTGAAGGGGATGTGTTATTATGTGAAGGAGTATCTATCCATAGAGGTCCCTTACCTTCCCTTAAAAATGCCAAAGCTGCCAGTGATTTTTCGTACATTTCCAGCTTCAGGAAGATTAATCACGTGAATATGCAGAGCAGGGGAATCAGGGTAACTCCACGGTATCAATCTGCAACTGCAGAGAGGATTGTGGAGGAGTCAGAATCCGAATATGATGAACCAAGGTATCCAGGGCTTGAAGCAACAAAGCCTGGTGAAAAGCCAAGGGTAGTTGTCCTTGGTACTGGATGGGCTGCTTGTCGATTCATGAAAGGACTTGACACCAAAATTTATGACATTGTTTGCGTATCTCCAAGGAATCACATGGTGTTCACACCTTTGCTGGCTTCAACTTGTGTTGGAACACTTGAGTTTCGCTCTGTGGTTGAGCCTGTTAATCGGATACAATCCGCGTTGGCAACAAGTCCCGACTCATACTTTTATATGGCTTCCTGTTTTGGCGTTGACACAGACAAGCATGAA GTGTACTGTGAGACAATCAGCAATGGTGGACTGCCACATGAACCTTACCAGTTTAAAGTTGCATATGACAAGCTTGTCATTGCTGCTGGATCCGAGCCTCTGACTTTTGGTATCAAAGGGGTAAAGGAACATGCGTTTTTTCTTAGAGAAGTAAATCACGCTCAAGAAATAAGGAAAAAGCTTCTCTTGAATCTTATGCTCTCTGAAAATCCAG GCATacctgaagaagaaaagaaacggCTTTTACATTGTGTAGTTATTGGAGGTGGTCCTACTGGTGTGGAATTTAGTGGTGAATTGAGTGATTTTATCATGAGAGATGTTCGGGACCGGTATACTCATGTTAAGGATTATGTTAAAGTCACCCTCATAGAG GCAAATGAGATCCTGTCATCCTTTGATGTTAGCCTGCGGCAATATGCAACAAATCATTTGACCAAG TCTGGTGTCGGTTTTATGCGAGGAGTAGTGAAAGAGGTGCACCCCAAAAACATAGTTCTTAATGACGGGACTAATGTTCCTTATGGTCTTTTGGTCTGGTCTACTGGTGTTGGTCCCTCTCAGTTTGTGAAGTCATTAGACCTTCCCAAGTCCCCTGGTGGAAG GATTGGTATTGATGAATGGTTGCGAGTCCCGTCTGTAGAAGATGTGTTTGCACTTGGAGACTGTGctggttttcttgaaaattcaGGGAGACCAGTGCTTCCAGCTTTAGCTCAG GTTGCAGAAAGGCAAGGGAAATATCTTTTGGAGCTGTTTAACAAGATTGGAAAGCATGGAGGCAAGGCTTTAAGTGCAAAAGATATCCCTCTTGGTGATCCTTTTGTCTACCAGCATCTTGGAAGCATGGCATCAGTAGGTCGTTACAAGGCGCTAGTTGATCTACGCCAATCCAAG GATGCAAAAGGTTTATCACATGCTGGATTTGTTAGCTGGTTGATTTGGCGCTCAGCTTACCTTACGCGTGTGGTCAGCTGGAGGAACCGGTTTTACGTGGCAGTGAACTGGGCAACCACCCTGGTTTTTGGCAGAGACAATTCCAGGATAGGATAG
- the LOC7495258 gene encoding PAP-specific phosphatase HAL2-like, with protein MPLNCSSLATKFPHTLGGLKTTATTTTIHVGRGGFFNLINKTHQNNSLYIASLSLNKRNSSQRYCLSSSSSSFVMEDTKDMGFSTLEPGKYSNELDIAVRAVQMACFLCQKVQESLISKTTSQVQAKDDNSPVTIADWSVQATVSWILSETLGSRNVAIIAEEDVQNLSKADSAGLLEAVVQTVNDCLAEAPRFGLKAPGTSLGSSEVLEAISRCNSTGGPNGRFWALDPVDGTLGFVRGDQYAVALALIEDGEVVLGVLGCPNYPMRKEWLSYHHRYHRIISKLTPPTSESWDKGCVIYTRRGSGEAWMQPLIQGHKKLVWPNSATPVKVSTIENPALATFCEPVEKANSSHSFTAGLAHSVGLRKQPLRVYSMVKYAAIARGDAEIFMKFARAGYKEKIWDHAAGVIIIQEAGGVVTDAGGRPLDFSKGMYLEGLDRGIIACAGAKLHEKIIRAVDASWNSSSL; from the exons ATGCCTTTAAATTGCTCAAGCTTGGCTACCAAATTCCCACATACCTTGGGAGGACTAAAAACTACTgctacaacaacaacaatccaTGTAGGAAGAGGaggtttttttaacttgattaataaaacccatcaaaacaattctcTCTACATTGCTTCCCTTTCTTTAAACAAGAGAAACAGCAGCCAAAGATActgtctttcttcttcttcttcttcttttgtaatGGAGGACACTAAAGACATGGGCTTTTCTACTCTAGAACCTGGAAAGTATTCAAATGAATTGGATATTGCTGTAAGGGCTGTGCAGATGGCTTGTTTTCTTTGTCAGAAAGTGCAGGAAAGTTTGATTTCTAAAACTACTAGTCAGGTACAAGCCAAGGATGACAATTCTCCAGTTACTATTGCAG ATTGGAGCGTCCAAGCTACTGTCAGCTGGATACTGTCTGAGACCTTAGGGAGTAGGAATGTGGCGATTATTGCCGAGGAAGATGTTCAGAATCTCTCCAAAGCTGATTCAGCTGGCCTATTAGAAGCTGTAGTTCAGACTGTGAATGATTGTCTAGCTGAAGCACCTCGTTTTGGTCTTAAAGCTCCAGGAACATCCCTTGGCAGTTCAGAGGTTCTTGAAGCAATCAGTCGTTGCAACTCAACAGGGGGCCCTAATGGAAGGTTTTGGGCACTTGACCCTGTTGATGGTACATTGGGATTTGTTCGTGGAGATCAATATGCTGTTGCTTTAGCTTTGATAGAGGATGGCGAAGTTGTTCTTGGAGTTCTCGGTTGCCCCAACTACCCAATGAGGAAAGAATGGCTCAGTTATCACCATCGCTATCATAGAATTATTTCTAAGTTGACCCCACCAACATCAGAATCTTGGGATAAAGGCTGTGTGATTTATACAAGAAGAGGCAGTGGTGAAGCCTGGATGCAACCTCTAATACAAGGACATAAGAAGCTAGTGTGGCCAAACTCTGCAACGCCAGTCAAAGTATCCACTATTGAAAATCCAGCACTGGCAACCTTCTGTGAACCAGTTGAGAAGGCAAATTCAAGCCACTCCTTCACAGCAGGACTAGCTCACAGCGTTGGGCTTAG GAAACAACCATTGCGAGTGTACAGTATGGTGAAATATGCCGCGATAGCTCGTGGAGATGCTGAGATTTTCATGAAGTTCGCCAGGGCTGGCTACAAGGAGAAGATTTGGGATCATGCAGCCGGTGTTATTATCATTCAAGAGGCCGGTGGTGTGGTTACTGATGCTGGAGGACGTCCACTGGACTTCTCAAAAGGTATGTACTTGGAAGGTCTTGATCGGGGAATAATTGCTTGTGCTGGAGCCAAATTACATGAAAAGATTATCAGGGCTGTGGATGCTAGCTGGAACTCCTCTAGTTTGTAA
- the LOC7485581 gene encoding uncharacterized protein LOC7485581 translates to MKTLTIFFLLALLLVSCSLFTETRPDPKTSTKGKPINQNNKASGNDGGVFGSGSGIPGFDYGWGNVGGGYGGGFGGPKGGSSKGGVIKPSVVCKEKGPCYKKKLTCPAKCFTSYSRSGKGYGGGGGGGGCTIDCKKKCVAYC, encoded by the coding sequence ATGAAAACCTTAacaatcttctttcttttggcTCTTTTGCTTGTTTCATGTTCACTGTTCACAGAAACCCGACCCGACCCAAAAACGTCCACAAAAGGAAAACCCATCAACCAAAACAACAAAGCTAGCGGGAATGACGGTGGGGTCTTTGGATCCGGATCCGGTATACCCGGGTTTGATTATGGTTGGGGTAACGTTGGCGGTGGGTATGGAGGCGGGTTTGGTGGTCCAAAGGGAGGGAGCTCTAAAGGTGGCGTTATAAAGCCCAGCGTGGTGTGCAAAGAGAAAGGACCGTGTTATAAGAAGAAGCTGACATGTCCTGCCAAGTGTTTCACCTCCTATAGCCGGTCAGGGAAGGgttatggaggaggaggaggaggtggtgggtGCACCATAGACTGTAAGAAGAAGTGTGTTGCTTATTGCTAA
- the LOC7485580 gene encoding secretory carrier-associated membrane protein 3 yields the protein MAGRYDPNPFDEEEVNPFSDPAVRSKASGQSKYGGRAFNTASAPPASNSRLSPLPPEPADFYNYGNTVDIPIDAPADLRKKEKELQAKEAELRRREQEVKRREDAAARAGIVLEEKNWPPFFPIIHHDIANEIPVHLQKIQYVAFTTFLGMAFCLFWNVISVTTLWIKGGGVNIWFLSVIYFIAGVPGAYVLWYRPLYRAFRTESAMRFGWFFMFYALHIGFCIFAAVAPPIVFKGKSLTGILAAVDVVGKHALAGIFYFIGFGCFCLESLLSIWVIQQVGMYFRGSGKAAEMKREAARGALRAAI from the exons ATGGCTGGTCGGTACGATCCTAACCcttttgatgaagaagaagttaACCCTTTCTCT gACCCAGCTGTGAGATCGAAAGCATCAGGGCAATCGAAGTATGGTGGGCGTGCATTTAACACAGCA AGTGCCCCTCCTGCATCAAACTCGAGGCTTTCACCACTTCCTCCTGAACCTGCTGACTTTTACAATTACGGCAATACAGTTGACATTCCTATTGATGCACCTGCG GACTtaaggaagaaagagaaggaactTCAAGCTAAGGAGGCTGAACTGAGAAGGCGGGAGCAG GAGGTGAAGAGGAGAGAAGATGCAGCTGCTAGAG CTGGAATTGTCCTGGAAGAGAAAAATTGGCCACCATTTTTCCCAATTATCCATCATGATATTGCAAATGAAATACCAGTTCATCTACAGAAAATTCAATATGTTGCGTTTACAACATTTCTAG GAATGGCTTTTTGTCTTTTCTGGAATGTCATATCTGTTACAACATTATGGATTAAAGGAGGAG GGGTAAACATCTGGTTTCTTTCTGTTATCTACTTCATAGCAGGAGTTCCTGGAGCTTATGTTCTGTGGTATCGTCCACTCTATCGTGCATTTAG GACTGAGAGTGCTATGAGGTTCGGatggtttttcatgttttatgcg CTTCACATTGGCTTCTGCATCTTTGCTGCTGTTGCTCCACCTATAGTTTTCAAGGGAAAGTCTCTCAC TGGTATCCTAGCTGCAGTCGATGTTGTCGGTAAACATGCTTTAGCTGGG ATTTTCTACTTCATCGGATTCGGTTGTTTCTGTCTTGAATCACTGCTGAGCATCTGGGTTATTCAG CAAGTAGGCATGTACTTCCGTGGAAGTGGTAAAGCTGCCGAGATGAAGCGGGAAGCTGCAAGAGGAGCATTGAGGGCAGCAATTTGA